From the genome of Cydia strobilella chromosome 21, ilCydStro3.1, whole genome shotgun sequence, one region includes:
- the LOC134751129 gene encoding zinc finger protein 33A-like isoform X1: MDTWSSLCRCCLSPESEVSLFDNEKNVKEKFLEITTIEVNTDDGLPQKLCGQCYETLSSAYQFRKQCIRMESELKLQLEALLTQAEQESQAINEAEGNEQDQDDIANNPEKQLEAIIKAEPTDSDDDYYYVLVIDDPKDKDQNESEETAIANIKQELMNHAEEVTVEDKNEESVNEQQFEMNHFLISDTKVPTNVPATILENEEESQENEHVQFENAVEEENQDETQDEHDFTIMDADVEDSQDNVTDLVDAITGEIGGGLTKTIGKNSFIKIIAASGNDGTILLKDNVAFLTEAQFDGNEDGDAMSQEEEVIFCEGDDSSQFQILKCEGSELVIEYADDGQIATVLQQEDGSFLCDCGEQFEDLADYEKHQYTHTATEDHTCNLCGKGFESAEILTGHTLLHNVTGLLVMCPFCNQLIRRNALTQHIKYGHNNIKPRCNVCLKTFANPNNLKRHMMIHSGIRQFECDICFKRFHQKITMQTHRLTHINPFSCNECDETFPSKSELATHKESNECTKSKVRKVRDELMKTAKHEITTNLGKLLGYACALCKKMFSVESALEQHIDSVHLVDPNELLCSECGEVLTSKKDMQSHILTHKTIKLKNSKRFECGICGKSCASQAMLVMHERVHTNERPFPCHLCSLRFKTKTHLRTHQLTHTREKKFGCSVCMKFFALKGNLVVHLRTHTGERPYICTLCGESFIDSKYLKKHKLKKHAIQNVPWNKY; encoded by the exons ATGGATACGTGGTCCAGTTTGTGCCGTTGCTGCCTGTCGCCCGAATCTGAAGTGTCACTTTTCGATAATGAGAAAAACGTGAAGGAGAAATTTTTGGAAATCACTACAATCGAG GTGAACACAGATGATGGGCTGCCGCAGAAGCTGTGCGGCCAGTGCTACGAGACCCTCAGCTCTGCCTACCAGTTCCGGAAGCAATGTATCAGGATGGAGTCTGAACTCAAACTACAGTTAGAAGCCCTACTCACTCAGGCTGAGCAAGAAAGTCAAGCAATAAACGAGGCCGAAGGTAACGAACAGGACCAAGATGATATAGCTAACAACCCTGAAAAACAACTAGAGGCTATCATCAAAGCGGAACCTACTGACAGTGATGATGACTATTATTATGTACTCGTCATTGATGATCCTAAAGATAAAGATCAAAATGAAAGTGAAGAGACCGCTATCGCTAATATCAAACAAGAGCTCATGAACCATGCGGAGGAGGTGACCGTTGAAGATAAAAATGAGGAAAGCGTAAATGAGCAGCAGTTTGAAATGAACCACTTTCTTATCTCAGACACCAAAGTCCCTACCAATGTGCCGGCTACTATACTTGAAAATGAGGAAGAGAGTCAAGAAAATGAACATGTTCAATTTGAAAATGCTGTGGAAGAGGAAAACCAGGATGAAACGCAGGATGAACATGATTTCACCATCATGGATGCAGATGTCGAAGACTCTCAAGACAATGTCACAGATTTAGTCGATGCTATCACAGGGGAAATTGGCGGGGGTCTAACCAAAACTATTGGTAAGAACAgcttcattaaaattattgctgCCAGCGGTAATGACGGAACCATCTTACTCAAAGATAATGTGGCATTCTTAACTGAAGCCCAGTTCGACGGAAATGAAGATGGTGATGCCATGTCCCAAGAGGAGGAGGTGATATTCTGTGAAGGAGATGATTCATCACAATTCCAAATACTGAAGTGTGAGGGCTCTGAGCTAGTGATAGAATATGCTGATGATGGCCAGATAGCTACTGTCTTGCAGCAAGAGGATGGCAGCTTCCTCTGTGATTGCGGAGAACAATTTGAAGATTTAGCAGACTATGAAAAGCATCAATACACCCACACTGCTACTGAAGACCATACCTGTAATCTCTGTGGCAAAGGTTTTGAGTCCGCTGAGATACTAACCGGTCACACTTTGCTTCACAACGTCACAGGGCTACTTGTCATGTGCCCATTCTGCAACCAACTTATCAGAAGAAATGCTTTGACACAACATATAAAATATGGACACAATAACATCAAACCACGCTGCAATGTTTGCTTAAAAACTTTCGCCAATCCCAACAACTTAAAACGGCACATGATGATCCATAGTGGTATAAGGCAATTCGAATGTGATATCTGCTTTAAAAGGTTCCATCAAAAGATAACCATGCAGACACACAGATTGACTCATATTAATCCATTTTCATGCAATGAATGTGACGAAACCTTCCCCAGCAAATCAGAGCTAGCAACTCACAAAGAATCTAATGAATGCACAAAATCCAAAGTTAGAAAAGTTAGGGATGAACTGATGAAAACAGCAAAACATGAGATTACTACTAATCTAGGCAAACTTCTGGGTTACGCTTGTGCCTTGTGTAAGAAGATGTTTTCTGTAGAGTCCGCCTTAGAGCAACATATTGATAGTGTACACTTGGTAGACCCAAATGAGCTGTTATGTTCAGAGTGTGGTGAAGTCCTAACGTCTAAAAAAGATATGCAGAGCCACATACTGACTCATAAAACTATAAAGCTTAAGAATTCAAAGAGATTTGAGTGTGGGATCTGTGGGAAGAGCTGTGCTAGTCAAGCTATGTTGGTGATGCATGAGAGAGTGCATACTAATGAGCGCCCGTTCCCCTGCCACCTCTGTTCGCTCCGATTCAAAACCAAAACCCACTTGAGAACACATCAACTCACTCATACTAGAGAGAAGAAGTTTGGTTGTTCTGTGTGTATGAAATTCTTCGCACTCAAAGGAAATTTAGTAGTCCATCTTAGAACACATACTGGAGAACGGCCTTACATTTGCACCTTGTGCGGAGAATCCTTTATCGATTCCAAATATTTGAAGAAGCATAAGTTAAAGAAGCATGCAATACAGAATGTTCCTTGGAACAAGTACTGA
- the LOC134751129 gene encoding oocyte zinc finger protein XlCOF6-like isoform X2 has protein sequence MESELKLQLEALLTQAEQESQAINEAEGNEQDQDDIANNPEKQLEAIIKAEPTDSDDDYYYVLVIDDPKDKDQNESEETAIANIKQELMNHAEEVTVEDKNEESVNEQQFEMNHFLISDTKVPTNVPATILENEEESQENEHVQFENAVEEENQDETQDEHDFTIMDADVEDSQDNVTDLVDAITGEIGGGLTKTIGKNSFIKIIAASGNDGTILLKDNVAFLTEAQFDGNEDGDAMSQEEEVIFCEGDDSSQFQILKCEGSELVIEYADDGQIATVLQQEDGSFLCDCGEQFEDLADYEKHQYTHTATEDHTCNLCGKGFESAEILTGHTLLHNVTGLLVMCPFCNQLIRRNALTQHIKYGHNNIKPRCNVCLKTFANPNNLKRHMMIHSGIRQFECDICFKRFHQKITMQTHRLTHINPFSCNECDETFPSKSELATHKESNECTKSKVRKVRDELMKTAKHEITTNLGKLLGYACALCKKMFSVESALEQHIDSVHLVDPNELLCSECGEVLTSKKDMQSHILTHKTIKLKNSKRFECGICGKSCASQAMLVMHERVHTNERPFPCHLCSLRFKTKTHLRTHQLTHTREKKFGCSVCMKFFALKGNLVVHLRTHTGERPYICTLCGESFIDSKYLKKHKLKKHAIQNVPWNKY, from the coding sequence ATGGAGTCTGAACTCAAACTACAGTTAGAAGCCCTACTCACTCAGGCTGAGCAAGAAAGTCAAGCAATAAACGAGGCCGAAGGTAACGAACAGGACCAAGATGATATAGCTAACAACCCTGAAAAACAACTAGAGGCTATCATCAAAGCGGAACCTACTGACAGTGATGATGACTATTATTATGTACTCGTCATTGATGATCCTAAAGATAAAGATCAAAATGAAAGTGAAGAGACCGCTATCGCTAATATCAAACAAGAGCTCATGAACCATGCGGAGGAGGTGACCGTTGAAGATAAAAATGAGGAAAGCGTAAATGAGCAGCAGTTTGAAATGAACCACTTTCTTATCTCAGACACCAAAGTCCCTACCAATGTGCCGGCTACTATACTTGAAAATGAGGAAGAGAGTCAAGAAAATGAACATGTTCAATTTGAAAATGCTGTGGAAGAGGAAAACCAGGATGAAACGCAGGATGAACATGATTTCACCATCATGGATGCAGATGTCGAAGACTCTCAAGACAATGTCACAGATTTAGTCGATGCTATCACAGGGGAAATTGGCGGGGGTCTAACCAAAACTATTGGTAAGAACAgcttcattaaaattattgctgCCAGCGGTAATGACGGAACCATCTTACTCAAAGATAATGTGGCATTCTTAACTGAAGCCCAGTTCGACGGAAATGAAGATGGTGATGCCATGTCCCAAGAGGAGGAGGTGATATTCTGTGAAGGAGATGATTCATCACAATTCCAAATACTGAAGTGTGAGGGCTCTGAGCTAGTGATAGAATATGCTGATGATGGCCAGATAGCTACTGTCTTGCAGCAAGAGGATGGCAGCTTCCTCTGTGATTGCGGAGAACAATTTGAAGATTTAGCAGACTATGAAAAGCATCAATACACCCACACTGCTACTGAAGACCATACCTGTAATCTCTGTGGCAAAGGTTTTGAGTCCGCTGAGATACTAACCGGTCACACTTTGCTTCACAACGTCACAGGGCTACTTGTCATGTGCCCATTCTGCAACCAACTTATCAGAAGAAATGCTTTGACACAACATATAAAATATGGACACAATAACATCAAACCACGCTGCAATGTTTGCTTAAAAACTTTCGCCAATCCCAACAACTTAAAACGGCACATGATGATCCATAGTGGTATAAGGCAATTCGAATGTGATATCTGCTTTAAAAGGTTCCATCAAAAGATAACCATGCAGACACACAGATTGACTCATATTAATCCATTTTCATGCAATGAATGTGACGAAACCTTCCCCAGCAAATCAGAGCTAGCAACTCACAAAGAATCTAATGAATGCACAAAATCCAAAGTTAGAAAAGTTAGGGATGAACTGATGAAAACAGCAAAACATGAGATTACTACTAATCTAGGCAAACTTCTGGGTTACGCTTGTGCCTTGTGTAAGAAGATGTTTTCTGTAGAGTCCGCCTTAGAGCAACATATTGATAGTGTACACTTGGTAGACCCAAATGAGCTGTTATGTTCAGAGTGTGGTGAAGTCCTAACGTCTAAAAAAGATATGCAGAGCCACATACTGACTCATAAAACTATAAAGCTTAAGAATTCAAAGAGATTTGAGTGTGGGATCTGTGGGAAGAGCTGTGCTAGTCAAGCTATGTTGGTGATGCATGAGAGAGTGCATACTAATGAGCGCCCGTTCCCCTGCCACCTCTGTTCGCTCCGATTCAAAACCAAAACCCACTTGAGAACACATCAACTCACTCATACTAGAGAGAAGAAGTTTGGTTGTTCTGTGTGTATGAAATTCTTCGCACTCAAAGGAAATTTAGTAGTCCATCTTAGAACACATACTGGAGAACGGCCTTACATTTGCACCTTGTGCGGAGAATCCTTTATCGATTCCAAATATTTGAAGAAGCATAAGTTAAAGAAGCATGCAATACAGAATGTTCCTTGGAACAAGTACTGA